TCACTCCATCTGAAGCACATGAGCACCTGTTGTGCTTCAGTAGAAGAAAGAAACTGCCTGTCTGGTCCATCTGGATCACTAAGATTCCCCTCTGGTGATGCTAAATTAATCACATGTGCAAATGATCTGTGGCCCCAGTCCAGCTTTGTCACTGCATTTACTTGGTTTTTGGCATTATCTGTGGTGACTTCCACTATGAAACTGCTGCTGTCAGTACCTGCACCAGATATATGCTCATGTGACTCATAGAGAGGGCATGTCTATAGATTTATGCTCGTGTGACTCAGAGGGCATCTGTAGATTTATACTCATATGACTCTCATAGTGATTTTGTTCTTGTTCATACAGTTCTGACATGATCCTTGTACTGAAGTGTAAGCACAAGGGGATTTTGTAGTGTGGATCAAACACTTTAATCATATTTTTTAAACCCTTTGTCCAGATTTAATGAAACTGAGACCACAGGCTAAGAATACAGTACACCTAGACAGTAAAGTACAGTTGAGCGTAACTACACACAGGAGAACAGACAGGCCAGTAAGGAGAATCACACTAAACCCCAGAGAGCAGAGAGTAGACAGATACATACACAGCTGGGGGCCTGGCCGTCTGGTGTTACCgctaacatacacacaaacagattaAAGATACACACATGAGCTGATCTCATTTTATAGCAGCAGGCACTATAATATCATTAtgtttgtgtttctgcaggTGTCCACTCGGTGCAGTGGATGTACGGCTGTAAGCTGGATGATGATGGAACCAAGAGAGGACACATGCAGTACGGTTATGATGGAGAAGACTTCATCAGTCTGGATATGAACACTGCCACCTATATTGCCCCAAATCCTAAAGCTTTTATTACCAAAAACAAATGGGATGATGTAAAAGAAGGTTCTCGAATAAAGGCCTACCTAGAGAACACCTGTATTGAGTGGTTACAGAAGTATGTGGATTATGGTAGAGACACTCTGGAGAGGAAAGGTAGAGTGTGATCTGCTCTGTTAGTGGAACTGCAcctgctgttcacacacactgtattccccctcatcactgtaaccctgctgttcacacacactgtattcccCCTCATCAATTTTCACCCTGCTGTTCAGACACACTGTATTCCCCCTCATTACTGTAACACTCCTCACCACAATATTATAGTAATCTTACTCTTATCTTCTCATTTgcactctcttctctctctctctctctctctctctccctttctctctctctccctttctctctctctcagaccctCCTGAGGTGTCTGTGTATCAGAAGGGCTCTTCTTCAGCAGTGTGTCATGCTACAGGTTTCTTCCCCAAAGGAGTAACAATTTCCTGGCAGAAGGACGGAGAGGATGTGAATGAGAACGTGGAGCTCACAGAGCCGCTACCCAACCATGATGGATCCTTCCAGAAGAGAAGCATTCTGAccatctcacctgaggatcAGAAGAATCATAAATACACCTGTGTAGTTCAGCACAGTGCACTGGAGAAAGATATTGTGATGACACTTCCAGAGGGTAAAAGCTTTGAATGTTCATGTTGAAATAATTTATGATACAACAGTTGTAGGATTTACAGTGGTGTAACACTATGACATTTCAGGTGGAGTGTCCATTGATGTCATCATTGGTGTAGCTGTGTCTCTTCTCCTGGTCCTCATTGGCTGTGTTGGATTCTTCAtctggaggaagaagaagaagaatggtGAGAGATGAAGGAGACACATGTGACGTCCTTAAGAACGGCTTCACATTTACGTGGCTACCAGAGTGGATTCTGCATATATTTCATACCTAAAATAGATCATTGGTTACTAATCTGATACCAAGTGTATTTGGATACCATACCATAGTTTACTACACTGAACTTTACCTTTATTTGTTAATTGCATTTTCATAGAATTTATATTTGCAGTTATATCAAATTGACTATACACATTGTTTGTATAATAATTCCATTTGATGTCACTTGTCTTTCAGACTTCAAGCCTGTTGCGGGTGAGTCTTTATGATATCTGTATTATATTCATCATATTTTTAAGTCTCAGAGTGTTGAACATGTTTGTTAATGTACTGTGTGTTTTACAGCCTCTGATGGAGAACGATCATccaccagctcaaatgaccaaaCACCTTCACACTGAGTGGAGAGAGTGAGTCTGTTTACACTGTGATGTCATATCTAACAATCTGTGTGtgtccaccacaaccaccagcTCTCTGTGTGCAAGATGACTGTGTGTAATCTACCATTACATCATACTgttatttatgtgtgtttgtcagaggaaaggagagatgatggaagaagagagaggaagatctGGTGGATCTGAAGGGATCACTCAAACAGCTCttacatctctcacacacacacacacacacacacacacacatacttgcaGATATGTCATCTCCTTTATCACTGTAGAACTCTGGTCTTCATCACACCTGTCACATTAGGGGGAACATGGTTTAATAGTGCTGTGCTTACACTGATGAGCTATGATTATGGATATGTTAATCTGAGTAAAGGGATTAATGGGATTTTGAGTTCTGAGAGTTTCGTAGTTATTTTGATTGTTTCTCATGACTGCTGTAATGTATCACGCTCAGGACTGTGAGTCTTACTGATGGGATTGTGTCTGGCTTTTATAAACAGATAGTGGTTTTCATAGTtcaaaataatgaaacatacaGAACAGTTTTCTGTCTTTAATTCTGTAACTATCTTGTTACAGTGATTTTATTTTATGCAGTTCAGCAGAGCTTTCTACAGCCAATTAAAAATTGTATTTGATCAGTTTCGGTTTGTGATTCAAACCGTTTTGACATATTGGGTTACCAGAGACTGAGGAGAGACACAGTTTGTACCAGTCACTGTAATTCATGGTCATTCCCCAACAAAACTGGAGCTTCTGATCAGTTATGATGAACAGACCCAGAGATCACAGACCCACACTGTTGTCAGATCATCAGACCGCACTGGTCAGCTAAAACCTAATTGGGTAAACTCAACATACTGGAGACACTGTCTGGAACACATATTGTAAACCCTCTTCTCTGCTTCAGGATGGCTGTATGAGGCTCTGTTTGTACACTTGTTCTCTGTTTTCAGTCACATTTAGTTTATTGATGTCACATTTCCTTTCTGATGAATGTAACATTTGAATTAAAACTGGGCCATTCAAATTTCACTAGATTTACCAAACAAGTAAAGAACTGATTAACTATATATGATTATTGAAACTTTTAAATTGTAAACTTTGctaaattatttaaatgacCTTACTCAGGTGTGTCCATGCTAGTTTATGGAAAGACAATCTGACAATCTAAAAGGTGTTTGGCCCAAAGTTCATATAATGTAATTATCCAGATTGGTTTTTAACTACAATTTTATGAGTGTAAATTAATTGGAATTaacaataaagaaaataaaagattAAACAGACTCATTATTATCTACAGAAGCTTCTAATTGTTTTCCTCTACAAGATCATCATATTCTGAAGTGTAATGTGTATAATTAAAAGACATAAACAGCATTGCTAGTGTTTTCAAAGAGAATTTCAAAGAGACAGAAAATTGTTTTCATCTCTCCTCAGCTGTGTTCATATTTACCACAGTCCCCTCAATACAGGTGTATGACCAGTAGGATGTAGCTGTACCCCTATGTTCACATATCCACCCATCCTTTATCTTTACtgcttaatcccactagtcaTGGTCACGGAGCATCATCTGAtaaaggcagggtacaccatggacaGGTCGCCAGcccaccacatggccaacacacactcacacctacaggcTATTTAGAGTGTGTCTTAATGATTAGGGTGTGTatataccctcacacacctgtgtctAATGATCAGGGTGTACATATACCCTCACATGCGTCCAATGATCAGAATGTAGatataccctcacacacctgtgtctAATGATCAGGGTGTAGATAAATCCTCACATGCCTGTGTTCAATGATCAGAATGTAGATATACCCTCACCTGTGTCTAATTATCACGGAGCATGATGTTAAATACTCTACACTGTCCTCTAAAggagggggtgctgagcaaaaACACAGTCCAATTGGGTCAGTACCAGGGTCAGACCTTCAAATGGCTGCTGATCCATGACATGGGCTATACCGTGATTTTCAGTATTCCCTTCCATGGCCAGCAAGGATGCCCTGGTGTGGTAAGTGAGCCTGTTCCCCCGAGGTGGTGAAAGTCATCAGGGAGCGCCGTGCCAGGGACAGGTCCTCCTGTCCGGAACTGGCTTGTTGGTTTTTGGGAACCCCAGAGCGTTACATACAGGGACCTGTACGAGGCCCAGGACAGAGAGGAGGTAGGTACTAAATCCAAGCACATACAGTAATAACAGACTGCTGTCATCTGGGGTAAGTCACTTACTGCCTCCAACATGACTCCTGTCTGGTAGCTGAACTTGTTCCTTATGTCTATACACAGGTGTGTCCAGGTGTCTAGTGACAGTCAGCTGCTGGCTGTGTCATTGGAACTGGACACTGAAGGTGAGTCGTCCTGCTGAATGGACTGAGTGAACTGCACAAGTACTGAATTGAATATCGTCTTGTTTGGCCTGGACTTGTTTTCTTGTAATGCAGCTGTACTGGAAATGAAGTGGAAGTGTTAAAGTAGGTAATGAGGGATGGTGGTGTTTGAATGGTTTCACATTAGTCCCACGCTGCACCGTCATTCATTCATGCTGCTCTTCattaatcatcatcatcgttaACACACTAACTCATTAAATACATGTTAAGTAGCACTCTACTTTTGAGGGTGTCATCTTTGTTTCATCTGCTTATTTCATTAACACAGCTGCACATAATGACAGACTGCCCTCATCTGGGGTGAGTTTAGGGTGGCTCACGTTTCAGCAGCACAGGGGCTCTTTGGCAGTATCGGTTGTTCCTGCAGGTTGATGTACGTTGATGCTGTTATGATGTTTCTCCCATTCATAAGCTCATTAATGTGTGTCCTTCCtgctccctcttcctcttcctctgctgTGGTCTCTGCCCCACCCCAGCGCCCCCTACCGACGGCTGATCCAGAACAGCAGCCTTCACAAACAGCCAGTGCCCAGTGCTGAGGTGAGCAGCCCAGCTCCAACTCTGGAGGTTTTGTTTTAGATTCAGTAAAAATGTGAAGCCCATATTCATAACCTGTCTGTCTCCTGACGGACCCCTGCTGGTTTATACACAACCTCTTTCTTCCCCCAACAACTTCTTCCACAGCAGGTTGCTCCTCTGGACGTCCTACCGTGTGCGCGCATTCAAACTGCTGTGTGCAGCCTGAAGCTGATGGACTGTGGGCTGTACCAGACTGTCTGGAAGGTCTCAGACTCCACCGGCTGGTGCTTCATGGCCAACGAGTACCTGGAGTGCCACCACTGTATGAAGGTGGCTAGTTGCAGGACATCCTGGATCAGCTGGACCCAGTCCATCGGGAGGAGTTCCCAGCAGTTCTGacctacaggtgtgtgtgtgtgtgtgtgtttgtgtgtgcacttaCAAGCATGTGAGAACTTGTTTGTATGCTGTGACCCATGGTGTTTTTGCATGATGTCAGTCTGTTCTCTGTGGCACAGTGTAACCTCACTGTACAGGCACCTGCGTGTCAGGCACAGACATCACTGGCTGGACCCGTCCTCCATGTACCTCTCCATGCTCATGAAGTGTCTGGTCCTGGACACTGACCCCAGCACCATCACCCCCAGCTGCCCAGATGGTGCTGGTGTCCACTCCAAAATGGCTGCTACAGTATATGCCTAGGATGTGCTGTCATAGCTTGAGTAGACACAGGCTGGGGTCACCTCCATCTGCGGAACCATCTTGAAGATGGACTCCATAAAGAAGGTAAGCTTgtgcagcacagacacacacacacacacacctcatgggcttgtttttcatatgtgctgtgtgttgtctGTCCATTCAGGTCTCCATTACTGGTGTTGCTGCCAGTATGGTGGCATTGTCAACAAATGTCTGGAACGAG
The genomic region above belongs to Brachyhypopomus gauderio isolate BG-103 chromosome 3, BGAUD_0.2, whole genome shotgun sequence and contains:
- the LOC143510006 gene encoding class I histocompatibility antigen, F10 alpha chain-like, with product MIPKTEWMEKSEGAEYWDEETQIQQGTQELFKNNIAVLMERFNQTKGVHSVQWMYGCKLDDDGTKRGHMQYGYDGEDFISLDMNTATYIAPNPKAFITKNKWDDVKEGSRIKAYLENTCIEWLQKYVDYGRDTLERKDPPEVSVYQKGSSSAVCHATGFFPKGVTISWQKDGEDVNENVELTEPLPNHDGSFQKRSILTISPEDQKNHKYTCVVQHSALEKDIVMTLPEGGVSIDVIIGVAVSLLLVLIGCVGFFIWRKKKKNDFKPVAASDGERSSTSSNDQTPSH